In Lepus europaeus isolate LE1 unplaced genomic scaffold, mLepTim1.pri SCAFFOLD_28, whole genome shotgun sequence, a single genomic region encodes these proteins:
- the LOC133754688 gene encoding MLV-related proviral Env polyprotein-like: MVVVNSSPHIPYHITWQLINLRTGAIVNSTSGFNVLSDYFPELYFDLCQLFDADDVCVGKGGTYVCPGGKNGKSLPGCGGPEVGYCEKWGCETTGSAHWKPSSSWDLITIGAAPGIIFSNCGGRDCSTCINGTLGRCHLQILRFTDKGKQDKWVGPKSWDIYLYRPARDPFALFALNQMVAVATVSVGPNKILTDQRSPTSPHFAKGKSLGQVLVRNRPSQTPASSQSSLASPTTVFPNKHVVATPPPPGPENSSLPGTGHRLLNLIHGAFQALNGSDPDRTRDCWLCLASPPPYYEGVAVIGNWTNHTIAPPQCTNLPSHRLTLPEVSGQGLCVGSIPPQYQGLCNKTMTLKPGTYYLTGPNGTFWACNTGLTPCLAGQAHNQTHEWCVMVEVWPRVTLHDPEEVYRQYEGNLRLPREPLTITLALILGELIVRGIGAGIGTRAAALSKTNQFHLLQQAMHSDLQALEESVSALEKSLTSLSEVVLQNRRGLDLVFLKEGGLCAALKEECCFYADHTGVVRDSMAKLRERLKQRQSHFEAGQSWFQSWFNSSPWLTTLISTITGPLIILLLILTFGPCIINRLLQFINSRLSITHALVLTQQYQSLKREDIEQTF; encoded by the coding sequence ATGGTTGTAGTAAACTCAAGTCCTCATATCCCTTATCATATTACTTGGCAGCTTATTAATTTAAGAACCGGAGCAATTGTCAATAGCACCTCTGGTTTTAATGTTCTTAGTGATTATTTTCCTGAATTGTATTTTGACCTTTGTCAACTTTTTGATGCTGACGATGTATGTGTTGGGAAGGGAGGAACCTATGTCTGTCCCgggggaaagaatggaaaatccCTTCCTGGTTGCGGGGGCCCCGAAGTAGGATACTGTGAAAAatggggatgtgaaaccactggAAGTGCACACTGGAAACCCTCCTCTTCATGGGACCTGATTACTATCGGGGCGGCTCCAGGTATAATATTTAGTAACTGTGGGGGTAGGGACTGTAGTACTTGTATAAATGGGACGTTGGGTAGGTGTCACCTCCAGATCCTTCGcttcacagataagggaaaacaggACAAATGGGTCGGGCCTAAGTCATGGGACATATACTTGTATAGACCGGCCAGAGACCCCTTTGCCCTATTCGCCTTGAACCAGATGGTTGCTGTCGCAACCGTATCGGTTggaccaaataaaatattaacagatcAGAGGAGCCCAACCTCCCCACACTTTGCAAAGGGGAAATCTCTTGGGCAGGTACTTGTCAGAAATCGGCCCAGTCAgacgcctgccagcagtcagtccAGTCTGGCTTCCCCGACAACCGTTTTCCCGAATAAGCACGTAGTAGCAACGCCTCCTCCGCCCGGCCCTGAAAATTCCTCCTTACCCGGAACGGGGCATAGGCTCCTCAACCTAATACATGGGGCCTTCCAAGCATTGAATGGCTCTGACCCCGATAGGACCCGGGATTGCTGGCTGTGCCTAgcctcacctcccccttattatgagggagtAGCTGTCATTGGAAATTGGACCAACCATACTATTGCCCCTCCCCAGTGCACCAATTTGCCATCCCACCGCCTAACTCTTCCAGAAGTGTCAGGGCAGGGACTCTGTGTAGGCTCCATTCCCCCTCAATATCAGGGCCTCTGTAATAAAACTATGACcctcaaaccaggcacctatTATTTAACAGGACCAAATGGAACATTTTGGGCATGCAATACAGGCCTAACCCCCTGCTTGGCAGGACAagctcataatcaaactcatgaaTGGTGCGTCATGGTTGAAGTATGGCCTCGGGTCACATTACATGACCCTGAGGAAGTCTACCGACAATATGAGGGAAATCTTCGGCTCCCTAGGGAACCCCTAACAATAACCCTAGCCCTCATATTGGGAGAACTCATAGTCAGGGGCATTGGGGCAGGCATAGGTACCAGAGCCGCTGCCCTGTCTAAGACAAATCAGTTTCACCTGTTACAACaagctatgcattcagatttacAAGCTTTAGAAGAATCTGTCAGTGCCTTGGAAAAGTCCTTAACTTCACTCTCCGAGgtagtattacaaaatagaagggggctggacctggtatttttaaaggaaggaggactctgtgcagccctaaaggaagagtgttgtttctatgcggATCACACTGGAGTGGTCAGAGACAGCATGGCAAAATTAAGGGAGAGACTAAAACAACGACAGAGCCATTTTGAGGCAGGACAGTCCTGGTTTCAGAGCTGGTTTAACTCATCCCCTTGGTTAACAACCTTAATCTCCACCATCACAGGGCCCTTGATAATATTACTTTTAATCTTAACCTttggaccctgcataataaataggcttcttcagtttattaacagTAGACTGTCTATCACCCATGccctggtcctgacccagcagtaccaaagtttaaaaagagaagaCATAGAACAAACATTTTAG